Proteins encoded together in one Benincasa hispida cultivar B227 chromosome 1, ASM972705v1, whole genome shotgun sequence window:
- the LOC120070067 gene encoding GATA transcription factor 15-like, translated as MMMDPSDRGSESEDMSGKNTGGVSSEESQVNEQNKKTCADCGTSKTPLWRGGPAGPKSLCNACGIRSRKKRRAILGLSKGVVEDKKNKKSNNISNSKLRDSLKQRLLALGREVLMQRSTVERQRKKLGEEEQAAVLLMALSYGSVYA; from the exons ATGATGATGGATCCGAGTGACAGA GGATCGGAGTCGGAGGACATGTCGGGGAAGAATACCGGTGGGGTTTCTTCGGAGGAGAGTCAAGTGAATGAGCAGAACAAGAAGACTTGTGCTGACTGTGGTACTTCGAAAACCCCTTTATGGAGAGGCGGGCCGGCTGGTCCAAAG TCTCTTTGCAATGCGTGTGGGATCAGAAgtaggaagaagagaagagcGATTTTAGGGTTGAGCAAAGGGGTTGTTGAAGataagaagaacaaaaagagcAATAATATTAGCAATAGTAAGTTGAGAGATAGTTTGAAACAAAGGCTTTTGGCTTTGGGTAGAGAAGTTTTGATGCAGAGATCTACTGTTGAGAGGCAAAGGAAGAAGttaggagaagaagaacaagcTGCTGTGCTTTTAATGGCTTTATCCTATGGCTCTGTTTATGCTTGA